ccttgaactcggtcaagcaccggtcggaggctccttcgtccgcgcgcatgtacttgtacgcgcgctccaacaGCTCGGCATACGTCCGGagaagggtcttgtccagagagtaagtgaatcgggatgcccttagcccccgtttcatgACCGAGACGGCCATGTctccgttgaggtcccggacctcaagtgtggctgcattgaatcgcgtcacgaagtgtcggagcgtctcgttttctccttatttgagggagaaaaagctgtccgacgttcgcggcggcttccgactggtgctgaagtggaccacgaaagaatgctcgagctgtccgaaggagtggatactttccgatcgaagatcAGAGTACCaaaccctggcagctttgcggagcgtagCGGAGAAGcagatgcaaaggagagcgtcagttgccccttgaatcgtcatgagagctttgtagctcttcaggtggtcgattgggtcggtggagctgtcgtagggctccacgtgcggcatcttgaaccgactggggatcgattcgtcgaggatgagtcgggagagaggttgggcggtttgaaagtcgacgtcatttgaagacttctgtccgtccacctgcagctgggcaagccgacggtcgattttctcgaacctgcgttcgtagtcgtcggtccgtcggtgctaggagaccccaggagtggagtctccagaagagtccgagagagaggcggacggcgttcgcggccacttctccttccttgctcattCTAGCTGGGAGAGAGAATGCCATCGGGACCGATGGGTGTCgcgccgcggccgcccctcctcctctcggtaGGAGCGCTGTGGTTggtgctcctgcggaggcgacggagaccgATGCGGGCGTCGACGGCTACtcttggagggcatcggacgtgccgtcggTTGCCCGGCCGGTGATGACGGCGACCGGatcggttgttgctgaaggcttttgaccgcgtccgtcagcacggtcatctgccgcatgatcgccgcgatctgcacctccgtggtcaccgcagggtgcggagagctaggttccgccgcagagggtggaggagaggcctcttcctggcgggaagagcgcctcgccgatccggtgactctcgatcgctgagcccttgtctttgtcatcttgaaTTCTGTGAGGGTTACAATCCCTGGTGCTGTCAATGAAGCACTAACTTGTCATTGTGAGCGTTGCTCTCTCCCTCTACCtgacgcgccaatctgttgcggccaatcccctcgtcgtctgatcgccggGAACGAACGCCTACAAAAGAAAGTctacactgaccggaggtggctccgacggagaccctccgacggtcaagtcagagaggagactaggcaacagtgaaagaaaaaacaaggagctcaacaagagagggaaagagagagagagagagggagggagcaagcccaagagttctcgaagggacctctagcactattgccttccccggtatatatagtggagcatggtatggcaccgtcattaatgacgcggacaattgaagaattgtcaactcactgaagattgtcagagtcgccgtaaaggtgtcaaatcaccgtgggactGTCCAATCGCTATAGTtgaccatgccttaggtgggataatgcccctaagcggcagtgccgcatgccgttgtcaggactgacagtctctggtagtagtacggcgattggaggagccgaccgactatagATCGACGGCCGGCTGAGGGGCATCGGGTAAAAATTTggacccctccgacagtcagtcgggcacgttgcaGGAGTCGGACATCAGACTCcatggtgcagtcggtcgggagagcggaAAAGATCTGTCTGACCGACGTATCCTCGACCGACCGATAGCCGCCGATCGATCGGTAACGGCTCCTGCCGGTCGGTAACGGctcccgtcggtcggtcggtcgataaAGTCGGGCGTCGAACATATAGGCCCGATGATGAGTCGGCATGaatggggtcggtcggtattccccaacaagaaCAAACTCCAATCCTGTAGTAAATTAAGATATACTTTTCTACCAAGGAAAAGCGCAACAGTAGTAAAATCTATAGTGATAACCATACGAATAAAGAGAAAACACTGGATGGATGGATGGTTTCCTACTGTTATCATCATCATCAGTTCTTATACCTTCCATGCGAGAGAGAAGCCAAGTTGGCTCGCAAGCCAATCACTGCCGAGCCAGCACAAGATGCAGAGGAGAGCAGCCAAGGAGCCGGCCTTGCGATCCATGAACACGTAGAAGAGGCCGAAGACGAGAGCGAAGACGAAGCCGAGGTTGAGGGCCAACTCCTGTCCCTGGCCAAATCCAAAGCCCAGAGGGAGGAGGGGATGGGTGAAGTGGAAGAGAAGGAGAGATGTGAAGAAGATGGGCCAAACGAAGAGGGTGTGGATCAGAATGTTCACCGGGTTGCTGTGGTACGCCCCATAGAAGGCGAAGTGCTTCTCTAGATCAAATAGCCCCTTCCCCATTAATTCTTTGTCACACTTCTTTCAGAtgaaaggagaaagagagagagagagagagagagaggagggacagACTTCGTTCCCAATGATGGCTCCTTTCTCCAGCAAATGAGTTTTCCATTCAAACCGTTGGATTTCCGGACCGTCAAAACAACCAGAAGCAATGGTATCTATGGGTACGGAAACAGGGGGCGCCCTGGCTTTTGTTGTTCTAGAAATTGTCTTTGGCACGTGCGTCGCGTGTGAGAGCTATggtggttgttttttttttttggtaagcacCTTATTtttcaagagagaaaaaaaaaaaaaaagattgatatgAC
The sequence above is a segment of the Elaeis guineensis isolate ETL-2024a chromosome 7, EG11, whole genome shotgun sequence genome. Coding sequences within it:
- the LOC105048819 gene encoding 2-hydroxy-palmitic acid dioxygenase MPO1 isoform X1, translating into MGKGLFDLEKHFAFYGAYHSNPVNILIHTLFVWPIFFTSLLLFHFTHPLLPLGFGFGQGQELALNLGFVFALVFGLFYVFMDRKAGSLAALLCILCWLGSDWLASQLGFSLAWKFVLAAQLFCWTGQFLGHGIFEKRAPALLDNLPQALMMAPFFVFLEVLKKFLGYEPYPGFHAGVHAKIEAERKEWQENKQKKIS